The region CTTTAAAGAATGAAGGAAAAATAACAACCTCAATTATGCTTTGGGGGTTTATATCTGAATGGGCTATAGATCCATTTGATAAAAAAAGGCCTAGACCTTTTAATGCAAGAGCTGAAAGTATTGGGGAGAAGAAATTATTTAGAGGAAGTTGGAGACATAAAAGGTGTCTCATGCCAGCGAGTGGATTTTTTGAGAAGGGTTATCGCATAACTAGAAAAAATGAAGAACCTTTTTGGTTTGGAGGCCTTTGGAATAAATGGACGTCACCTGAGGGCAGTGAGCTTGAAAGTTGTTGCGTATTAACTACCGAACCAAATGA is a window of Prochlorococcus marinus subsp. marinus str. CCMP1375 DNA encoding:
- a CDS encoding SOS response-associated peptidase, with translation MCSRYELITKFDELPSLLKKDLPKGFEQKYAQQELIRPSDPVLALKNEGKITTSIMLWGFISEWAIDPFDKKRPRPFNARAESIGEKKLFRGSWRHKRCLMPASGFFEKGYRITRKNEEPFWFGGLWNKWTSPEGSELESCCVLTTEPNELVKPLHNRMPVIIPNGLEEEWLAIVKDRYELRALEKMLVGWSSEGWKAEALSKASTTQMSLF